GCACGCCACGTCGACGCGACCGGCAACCGCCTGCTCCCCTCCCTGGTGATCGTGCCGACGGACGCGCCCGGCTTCACCTACCGGCACATCCCGATGGAGGTCGTGTCACCGGAGAAGCAGTTCACGTGCTTCTTCGACGACGTCCGGTTGCCCCTCGACGCGCTGGTGGGCACCGAGGACGCGGGGCTGGCGCAGCTGTTCGCCGGTCTGAACCCCGAGCGGATCATGGCGGCGTCGTTCGCCACCGGCATGGCCCGCCGCGCACTGGACCAGGCGGCCGACTACGCCCGCACCAGGACCGTGTGGGACGCGCCGATCGGCGCGCACCAGGGCATCGCGCACCCGCTGGCGCAGTGCGCGATCCAGGTCGAGCTGGCGAGGTTGATGACCCAGAAGGCCGCGGCGCTCTACGACGCCGGGGAGGACCGGGCCGCGGGCGAAGCGGCCAACATGGCCAAGTACGCGGCGGGGGAGGCGGTGGCGGGGGCGGTGGACCAGGCCATCCAGGTGCACGGCGGCAACGGGCTGTCGTCCGAGTACGGACTGGGCGCCCTGCTGGCCGCGTCCCGGTTGTCCCGCATCGCCCCGGTCAGCCGGGAGATGATCCTGAACTTCGTGGCGCAGCACACGCTGCGGTTGCCGCGCTCCTACTAGGTCAGGTCCATTCCCAGCGCAGGCCGACGACGCCGGGACCGAAGTCGAGCGCGACCGCGTACGCGTAGCCCCAGGTGTCCACCGGGGTTTCGCGTATGTCGGTTGGTTCTCCACCGTTCAAGCCGGTGGTGAACTGTTCACAGCGCGC
This region of Saccharothrix longispora genomic DNA includes:
- a CDS encoding acyl-CoA dehydrogenase family protein, with the protein product MTTNFTESAERRALRAAVADLAGKYGHEYFTAKARAGEKTDELWAEAGRLGYLGVAVPEEYGGGGGGIGDLAAVCEELAAAGCPLLLTVVSPAICATVIARFGTDAQKRRWLPGFADGTTKMAFAITEPDAGSNSHRLTTSVRRDGDEWVLGGGKYYISGVDEVGHVLVVARHVDATGNRLLPSLVIVPTDAPGFTYRHIPMEVVSPEKQFTCFFDDVRLPLDALVGTEDAGLAQLFAGLNPERIMAASFATGMARRALDQAADYARTRTVWDAPIGAHQGIAHPLAQCAIQVELARLMTQKAAALYDAGEDRAAGEAANMAKYAAGEAVAGAVDQAIQVHGGNGLSSEYGLGALLAASRLSRIAPVSREMILNFVAQHTLRLPRSY